A DNA window from Niabella yanshanensis contains the following coding sequences:
- a CDS encoding DsbA family protein, with translation MTIYYCYDAHCGWCYGFSKVISRLATEYQDHFHFEVLSGGMIPKETARPIKAMAGYIGEAYKRVEELADVQFGADYLWHIQNPDDSDWFPESLTPAIALCIFKEYQPEQQVAIVADFQKAMFEEGRDLSDGEAYRHLLEKYNIPADAFYEKLKDPTYAEKARYEFALCAQLEVTGFPKLLLQVNDTKFYLVAEGFTPYDTLTARLEKILQELSATNPVTPH, from the coding sequence ATGACTATTTATTATTGTTATGATGCGCATTGCGGCTGGTGTTATGGATTTAGTAAAGTGATCAGCCGGTTAGCCACAGAGTATCAGGACCATTTTCACTTTGAAGTGCTGAGCGGGGGCATGATTCCCAAAGAAACGGCCAGGCCTATAAAAGCAATGGCAGGGTATATCGGCGAAGCCTATAAAAGAGTAGAAGAACTGGCAGATGTACAATTTGGCGCAGATTATCTATGGCATATTCAAAACCCCGATGACAGCGACTGGTTTCCTGAATCCTTAACACCCGCAATAGCTCTTTGTATTTTTAAAGAATATCAGCCCGAGCAGCAAGTGGCTATAGTGGCTGATTTTCAAAAAGCAATGTTTGAAGAAGGGCGAGACCTGAGCGATGGCGAAGCCTATCGCCATTTGCTGGAAAAATATAACATACCTGCTGATGCTTTTTATGAAAAGCTGAAAGACCCCACTTATGCAGAAAAAGCAAGGTATGAATTTGCCCTTTGCGCCCAACTGGAGGTAACGGGCTTTCCAAAATTATTATTACAGGTAAACGACACTAAATTTTACCTGGTAGCCGAGGGCTTTACCCCCTACGATACACTTACTGCAAGACTGGAAAAAATTTTGCAGGAACTATCTGCCACCAACCCCGTAACACCCCATTAA
- a CDS encoding carboxymuconolactone decarboxylase family protein, with amino-acid sequence MEKRLNIYETEPAGYKAMMGLEGYLATTQLTKTHKELIKIRASQINGCAFCIDMHTKDALKNGETNQRIFLLNAWRETDLFTAEEKAILAITEEMTLIHQHGLSDASYQQALQFFDKNYVAQIIMAVVTINAWNRIAISTQLEVPR; translated from the coding sequence ATGGAAAAAAGATTAAACATTTACGAAACAGAACCGGCAGGTTATAAAGCTATGATGGGCCTGGAAGGATACCTGGCTACTACCCAATTAACCAAAACACATAAGGAGCTGATCAAAATAAGAGCGTCTCAAATAAATGGTTGTGCCTTTTGTATTGACATGCATACCAAAGATGCTTTAAAAAACGGCGAAACCAACCAGCGTATTTTCCTGTTGAACGCCTGGCGTGAAACTGACCTGTTTACCGCTGAAGAAAAAGCCATACTGGCGATTACCGAAGAAATGACCCTGATCCACCAGCATGGTTTGTCGGATGCCAGCTACCAGCAGGCTTTACAATTCTTTGATAAAAATTATGTGGCACAGATCATTATGGCCGTGGTTACTATTAATGCCTGGAACCGCATTGCGATTAGTACGCAATTGGAAGTACCGAGATAG
- a CDS encoding NIPSNAP family protein, giving the protein MTRLKHTLLLCLIFLLTKADAQKNAREYYQLTVYQYSSAAQETALNDYFQNALLPTLHRLGITRVGAFSNLANDTAKQKKMYVLIPFRGPEQWISINDQLSTDAAYQKAAAAYMNAPNKAGVYDRMETILMKAFTNAPVLQKPGLTNTKTDRVYELRSYESGTEKLFHNKVEMFNKGGEVGIFKRLGFNAVFYGEVIAGASMPNLMYMTTHADMAARDRNWKSFSTDAGWNQLKVDPAYQDNVSRIEINFLKARPYSDL; this is encoded by the coding sequence ATGACCCGCTTAAAACATACCCTGCTGCTTTGCCTTATTTTCCTGCTTACAAAAGCTGATGCGCAGAAAAATGCACGTGAATATTACCAGCTTACTGTTTACCAGTACAGCTCGGCTGCGCAGGAAACCGCTTTGAACGATTATTTTCAAAACGCATTATTGCCTACCCTGCACCGGCTGGGTATTACCCGTGTTGGCGCCTTCAGCAACCTGGCTAATGATACGGCAAAGCAAAAGAAAATGTATGTATTGATCCCCTTTCGCGGGCCGGAGCAATGGATCAGCATTAATGACCAATTAAGTACCGATGCCGCCTACCAGAAAGCGGCTGCGGCTTATATGAATGCACCCAACAAAGCGGGCGTGTACGACCGCATGGAAACCATTTTGATGAAGGCTTTTACTAATGCGCCGGTATTGCAAAAGCCGGGCCTTACCAATACAAAAACCGATAGGGTATACGAGCTTCGGAGCTATGAAAGCGGCACCGAAAAGCTCTTTCATAATAAAGTAGAAATGTTTAATAAAGGTGGGGAAGTAGGTATATTTAAGCGACTGGGATTTAACGCGGTATTTTATGGAGAAGTGATTGCCGGGGCCAGCATGCCGAACCTTATGTATATGACCACGCATGCCGATATGGCTGCGAGAGACCGTAACTGGAAAAGCTTTAGTACCGATGCGGGATGGAACCAGCTAAAGGTGGATCCTGCTTACCAGGACAATGTATCGCGTATCGAGATCAATTTTTTAAAAGCCCGGCCCTATTCTGATCTGTAA
- the mnmE gene encoding tRNA uridine-5-carboxymethylaminomethyl(34) synthesis GTPase MnmE, whose amino-acid sequence MNMLSGLGDTIVALATAPGVSAIGVIRLSGADAIHIADKIFRGKNLLKQASHTIHFGHIISGDEVIDEVVVSLYLDKRSYTGENTVEISGHGSPYILGKIIEAAVAAGARLARPGEYTQRAFLNGKLDLAQAEAVADLIAANSKAAQQTALNQLRGGFSSDLKLLRDELINFAALIELELDFSDEDVEFADRTKFQALISNLKSQVSGLLESFKLGNAIKNGISVAIIGKPNAGKSTLLNALLNEERAIVSDIAGTTRDTIEESLNIGGILFRLIDTAGIREHSTDTIENLGIERSKQNAEKADIIIHLLDATDKEENDFDWLKQFEDKTITVLNKADVAPVSGIKYQISISAKNKNNIEALQSAMYEKAIGEAINTESTIVTNARHHEALQKIIESIDAIEAGMQNNLSGDLLTIDIRRALHYLGEITGQVEVDRDILGTIFGKFCIGK is encoded by the coding sequence ATGAATATGCTTTCGGGTTTGGGTGATACCATTGTGGCGCTGGCAACAGCTCCCGGTGTAAGTGCAATAGGCGTTATCAGGCTGAGTGGCGCTGATGCCATTCATATTGCGGATAAAATTTTCAGGGGTAAAAACCTGCTAAAACAGGCTTCTCATACCATTCATTTTGGTCACATTATTTCCGGCGATGAGGTCATTGATGAAGTGGTAGTTTCTTTATACCTGGATAAGAGAAGTTATACAGGAGAAAATACGGTTGAGATCAGCGGACATGGATCGCCTTATATACTGGGCAAGATCATTGAAGCTGCTGTAGCTGCAGGCGCCCGACTGGCAAGACCGGGGGAGTATACCCAACGCGCTTTTTTAAATGGCAAGCTGGACCTGGCACAGGCCGAAGCGGTTGCTGACCTTATTGCGGCCAATAGCAAAGCAGCCCAGCAAACCGCATTGAACCAGTTAAGGGGCGGCTTTTCGAGCGACTTAAAACTATTGCGCGATGAGCTGATCAACTTTGCGGCATTGATAGAGCTGGAGCTCGATTTTAGTGATGAGGATGTAGAATTTGCAGACCGGACTAAGTTCCAGGCTTTGATCTCGAATCTTAAATCGCAGGTCTCTGGTCTGTTAGAATCTTTTAAACTCGGCAATGCTATTAAAAACGGTATCAGCGTAGCTATTATTGGCAAACCAAATGCCGGTAAATCCACTTTATTAAATGCCTTGCTGAACGAAGAGCGCGCCATTGTAAGTGATATTGCAGGCACTACCCGGGATACTATTGAGGAAAGCCTGAACATAGGCGGGATATTATTTCGTCTCATAGATACGGCCGGTATCCGCGAACATAGTACAGATACTATAGAAAACCTGGGTATTGAACGCAGCAAGCAAAATGCGGAGAAGGCCGATATTATTATTCACCTGCTCGATGCTACAGATAAAGAGGAAAACGATTTTGATTGGCTAAAGCAATTTGAAGATAAAACCATAACTGTTTTGAACAAGGCAGATGTTGCACCAGTATCCGGCATCAAGTATCAAATATCCATATCCGCAAAAAACAAAAACAATATAGAGGCCCTGCAATCGGCCATGTACGAAAAAGCCATTGGTGAAGCAATCAATACCGAAAGCACTATTGTTACCAATGCCCGCCACCACGAAGCGCTGCAGAAAATTATTGAAAGCATTGATGCTATTGAAGCCGGTATGCAAAATAACCTCAGCGGAGACCTGCTCACCATCGATATCCGACGGGCCCTGCATTACCTGGGCGAGATCACCGGCCAGGTAGAGGTTGACCGGGATATACTGGGGACGATCTTTGGCAAGTTTTGCATTGGCAAATAG
- a CDS encoding restriction endonuclease: MNNLDWQAYESITKYVYETLGQEFGIKIEGYGHNCKVIGKSGIKHQIDVLTSSSDRAHKYQTAIECKYWNRKVNKDIVMKLRGVIQDADIDKGIIVSKSGFTKDTIDFARHYNIEIVELREVGKKDPEANRENIAVAFIEIRQHITVLRPEILTIAIDYVDDVNDETEPINRYRYTILTSDGKRTRLDDYALSFQKALREQNKLFKTVTQRQEIIGGKLIDHTNQSSRDIKALEFTGILKKIKNNYNTEFKLVDQVSLIMKSIFEERTFRISENGYIIENKK; encoded by the coding sequence ATGAACAACCTTGACTGGCAAGCATACGAATCCATCACCAAATATGTTTACGAAACTTTAGGCCAAGAATTTGGCATTAAGATAGAAGGCTACGGCCACAATTGCAAAGTGATAGGGAAATCAGGAATCAAACATCAAATAGACGTACTGACTTCAAGCAGTGACAGGGCACATAAATATCAAACCGCAATTGAATGTAAATATTGGAATAGAAAAGTGAATAAAGATATTGTGATGAAGTTGCGAGGTGTTATTCAAGACGCAGATATTGACAAGGGTATCATTGTTTCAAAAAGTGGTTTTACAAAAGATACTATCGATTTTGCCAGGCATTACAATATTGAGATAGTTGAATTAAGGGAAGTAGGAAAAAAAGATCCGGAAGCTAACAGAGAAAACATTGCTGTCGCTTTTATTGAAATTCGTCAACATATAACGGTACTTAGGCCGGAAATACTTACCATCGCTATCGACTACGTAGATGATGTTAATGATGAAACTGAACCAATAAATAGATATCGTTATACTATCCTTACATCTGATGGGAAGAGAACTCGTCTTGACGATTACGCTTTATCGTTCCAGAAAGCGCTAAGAGAACAAAACAAACTATTTAAAACTGTAACACAACGACAAGAAATCATTGGTGGAAAGCTAATTGACCATACAAATCAATCTTCAAGAGATATCAAAGCACTGGAATTTACAGGAATACTTAAAAAGATTAAGAATAATTACAATACGGAATTTAAACTCGTAGATCAGGTATCTTTAATTATGAAATCCATATTTGAAGAGCGCACGTTTAGGATTTCCGAAAACGGCTATATTATAGAAAATAAGAAATAG
- a CDS encoding helix-turn-helix domain-containing protein encodes MDNIADQFLSELGNKLAYYRKKKNLSYRELAQLCSVDHSKISKIEKGQVNIQILTILELSKGLGIQPKKLLDFEVELEE; translated from the coding sequence ATGGATAATATAGCTGATCAATTTCTTTCAGAGCTGGGAAACAAGCTGGCTTATTATCGTAAGAAGAAAAATTTAAGTTACAGAGAGCTGGCCCAATTGTGCAGTGTAGATCATAGTAAGATCAGCAAAATTGAAAAGGGACAGGTTAATATCCAAATACTAACTATTCTTGAACTGTCCAAGGGCTTGGGGATTCAGCCTAAAAAATTATTGGATTTTGAGGTTGAGCTGGAAGAGTAA
- a CDS encoding TlpA family protein disulfide reductase: MRWVTIVAMLFLGSLATFAQADADGSVTKTGDKVPAFTFEIEKGKKVSIADYKGKLVLINLFATWCPPCRKELPEMQKQIWEKHSKNDKFALFVFGREENWDVLTPFKEKFKYTFPILPDVERGVFSKFATQSIPRNILIDERGTIIYQSIGYEPAEFKKLVELIDAKLTK, translated from the coding sequence ATGAGATGGGTAACAATAGTAGCGATGCTGTTTTTGGGTAGCCTGGCCACTTTTGCTCAGGCTGATGCCGACGGATCGGTAACGAAAACCGGCGACAAAGTGCCGGCGTTTACTTTTGAAATAGAAAAGGGTAAGAAAGTGAGCATTGCCGATTACAAGGGTAAGCTGGTGCTCATCAACCTGTTTGCTACCTGGTGCCCGCCCTGTCGCAAGGAGCTGCCCGAAATGCAAAAGCAAATTTGGGAAAAGCACAGCAAGAACGACAAATTTGCGCTGTTCGTATTTGGCCGTGAAGAAAACTGGGATGTGTTGACTCCGTTCAAAGAAAAATTCAAATACACATTTCCTATTCTGCCCGATGTTGAAAGAGGCGTTTTCAGCAAATTCGCTACACAATCTATTCCGCGTAATATATTGATTGATGAAAGGGGCACTATTATTTACCAATCTATTGGTTATGAGCCTGCCGAATTTAAAAAGCTGGTGGAGCTGATTGATGCGAAGCTGACTAAGTAG
- the truB gene encoding tRNA pseudouridine(55) synthase TruB: MTTEDLQTIDFAEGAVLLIDKPLDWTSFDAVRKIRNLIKIKKVGHAGTLDPLASGLLIVCTGKFTKRINEYMAQEKEYTGTFTLGATTPTYDLESEPVNIQSINHLSVTDIENATAGFLGEIDQVPPIHSAIKIDGKRVYELARKGVDVKLEPRKITIKEFEVNASALPIVSFRVVCTTGTYIRSLANDFGGALGCGAYLSSLRRTRIGAFTTEEAVTMETFEKVMRERKAKASDQLQ; this comes from the coding sequence ATGACTACTGAAGATTTACAAACTATTGATTTTGCCGAAGGCGCCGTTTTATTGATTGATAAGCCTCTTGACTGGACCTCCTTCGACGCAGTAAGAAAAATACGCAATCTCATCAAAATAAAAAAAGTGGGACATGCCGGCACATTAGATCCATTGGCTAGTGGATTGCTGATTGTGTGCACCGGCAAGTTTACCAAAAGGATCAATGAATACATGGCGCAGGAAAAGGAGTATACCGGCACGTTTACCCTGGGTGCCACTACACCTACCTACGACCTGGAAAGTGAACCGGTCAATATTCAGTCCATCAATCATTTATCTGTAACAGATATAGAGAACGCTACTGCTGGCTTCCTGGGCGAAATTGACCAGGTACCTCCCATTCATTCTGCTATAAAAATAGACGGCAAGCGGGTATATGAGCTGGCACGAAAAGGCGTGGATGTAAAGCTGGAGCCGCGGAAAATAACCATCAAAGAATTTGAAGTAAATGCATCAGCCTTGCCCATTGTATCCTTTAGGGTGGTGTGTACTACCGGCACTTATATACGTAGCCTGGCCAACGATTTTGGTGGAGCCCTTGGTTGCGGCGCTTATTTAAGCAGCCTGCGCCGTACCCGTATTGGCGCTTTTACTACCGAAGAGGCAGTAACTATGGAAACCTTTGAAAAAGTGATGCGCGAAAGAAAAGCAAAGGCTTCTGATCAGCTCCAATAG
- a CDS encoding S9 family peptidase, which yields MKAAHLILVIFTSLFYLQKTSAQMTAVQWPAIQHPVPAKKAHIRDIHGEQVNDDYYWMIDFFKKGPDSNEVVKYLEAENKYLDDMMADTRALQETLFKEMRGRIKEEDQMVPYFKNGYFYYRRTETGKQYYKLCRKKGSLSAPEEILLDVDAMAEKHAYYSIAGAAVSPDNNWLIFGEDTVSRRQYSVMVKDLTTGIITPQGIINTSDDYVWAADNKTIFYISNNPLTLLSEKVWRHTINEPASADVLVYEEKSNNNYLGLHKTKADNFILISSGNFTNSEIRYLAVDKPSGNFNVFQERMDSVLYEVDADTEQFYIVNNNKALNFKVSTAPFNATAAAHWKDYVPHRPDVLVEEIALTKDFVIVKSKQNGLDQFQLLSKDGKENKLIPFEDAVYTASFSSNADYNATQLRYSYSSPVTPNSVYDYNLSTGQKTLLKQQEIPSGYNKDEYTTERVYVMAKDGSKIPLSIAYKKGFQKDGTQPFLLIGYGSYGFSYPTYFNANLVSLMNRGFAYGIAHIRGGQEMGRQWYEDGRLMKKKNTFTDFIDCASWLINEKYTSPAHLYANGGSAGGLLMGAVANMGGELFNGMIADVPFVDVVNTMLDPTIPLTTNEYDQWGNPETSKKAYQYMKSYSPYENIEKKAYPNILATTGLHDSQVQYFEPAKWVPKLRDLQTNNSMIFLRTNMEYGHGGASGRFDYLKEDALRYAFLLKLEGITK from the coding sequence ATGAAAGCGGCTCATTTGATATTGGTTATTTTTACCTCCTTATTTTATTTACAAAAAACAAGTGCACAAATGACCGCTGTTCAATGGCCTGCTATACAACATCCTGTTCCCGCTAAAAAAGCGCATATAAGAGATATACATGGAGAACAGGTGAATGATGATTATTACTGGATGATCGACTTCTTTAAAAAAGGACCTGATAGTAACGAAGTGGTGAAATACCTGGAAGCGGAGAACAAATACCTTGATGATATGATGGCCGATACCAGGGCCCTGCAGGAAACACTTTTTAAAGAAATGCGGGGAAGGATTAAGGAAGAAGATCAAATGGTGCCTTATTTTAAGAACGGTTATTTTTATTATCGCCGTACGGAAACCGGCAAACAATACTATAAGTTGTGCCGGAAAAAGGGTTCCCTTTCTGCCCCGGAAGAGATACTGCTGGATGTGGATGCCATGGCAGAAAAACATGCCTACTATTCTATAGCCGGCGCTGCCGTAAGCCCTGATAATAACTGGCTGATTTTTGGAGAAGATACGGTAAGCCGCAGGCAATACTCGGTAATGGTTAAAGATCTTACCACCGGAATCATCACTCCGCAGGGCATTATAAATACGAGCGATGATTATGTTTGGGCAGCAGATAACAAAACGATATTCTATATTTCTAACAACCCCTTGACGCTGTTATCTGAAAAAGTATGGCGCCATACCATTAATGAACCTGCGTCAGCAGATGTGTTGGTGTATGAAGAAAAAAGTAACAATAACTACCTGGGACTTCACAAAACCAAAGCAGATAATTTTATCCTGATCAGCTCGGGTAATTTTACCAACTCCGAAATACGTTACCTGGCGGTGGATAAGCCATCCGGCAACTTCAATGTTTTCCAGGAAAGAATGGATAGCGTATTGTATGAAGTGGATGCTGATACCGAACAGTTCTATATCGTAAATAATAATAAAGCGTTGAACTTTAAAGTGTCTACAGCACCGTTCAATGCTACTGCAGCAGCGCATTGGAAGGATTATGTGCCACATCGCCCGGATGTATTGGTGGAAGAAATAGCCCTGACCAAGGATTTCGTGATCGTAAAATCAAAGCAAAATGGGCTGGACCAGTTTCAGCTATTATCTAAAGATGGTAAAGAAAATAAATTAATTCCTTTTGAAGATGCAGTTTACACAGCCTCCTTCTCTTCCAATGCAGATTATAACGCCACACAGCTCAGGTATAGCTACAGCTCACCGGTAACCCCTAACAGTGTTTATGATTATAATCTGTCAACCGGGCAAAAAACATTATTAAAGCAGCAGGAAATACCAAGTGGGTATAATAAAGACGAATACACTACCGAGAGGGTATATGTAATGGCTAAAGATGGCTCTAAAATCCCGCTATCTATTGCCTATAAAAAGGGTTTTCAAAAAGATGGTACACAACCTTTTTTGCTGATTGGTTATGGTAGCTATGGATTTTCTTATCCTACTTACTTCAACGCCAACCTGGTAAGCCTGATGAACAGGGGCTTTGCCTATGGCATTGCTCATATAAGAGGCGGGCAGGAAATGGGCCGCCAATGGTATGAGGATGGCCGATTGATGAAAAAGAAAAATACTTTCACTGATTTTATAGATTGTGCTTCCTGGCTTATAAATGAAAAATATACTTCCCCTGCTCATCTATATGCCAACGGAGGCAGTGCCGGAGGACTATTAATGGGCGCTGTAGCCAATATGGGCGGCGAATTATTTAATGGTATGATTGCCGATGTTCCTTTTGTGGATGTGGTCAATACCATGCTCGATCCAACCATTCCGCTTACCACCAACGAATACGATCAATGGGGTAACCCCGAGACCAGCAAGAAGGCTTACCAGTATATGAAATCTTATTCTCCCTACGAGAATATAGAAAAGAAAGCCTACCCCAATATACTGGCCACTACCGGCCTACATGATAGCCAGGTGCAATACTTTGAACCGGCCAAATGGGTACCCAAACTTCGTGATCTGCAAACCAATAACAGCATGATCTTTTTGCGTACCAATATGGAGTATGGTCATGGTGGCGCTTCAGGCCGCTTTGACTATTTAAAAGAAGATGCGTTGCGCTATGCCTTTTTATTGAAGTTGGAAGGGATAACAAAATAG
- a CDS encoding patatin-like phospholipase family protein, producing MSTPKITVSDFTNSPKVQNNLRTLRETFGPNGKPFVVSDVLDAEGHQYVNLVQKGGGVLGVALVGYTYVLEQMGIRFLRMAGTSAGAINTAMLTVIGKKQEEKSGRVLDAITNLNFFDLVDGHPAARWLIKKFITHKNYFQRVRNVAIGILGLFALLLVGSIVSLILVQKNEGLLNLSRSLLFALVVIMIIIGELVHYILKLFRKFKTAGYGINPGHFFYNWIEKQMRDNGVLNTTDLVNKAGQDIPGLHVRHDHPQGIAGLKGDITLITSELVTQNKIEFPAMAALFRSAGKDDLHPAGFVRASMSIPMFFESYFIKDIPCQLPGIRKQWKEVFDEDDPPSVARFVDGGILSNFPINIFYNPKVMVPRLPSFGIDLDDSAPEDKTKHADSWTIMGYFGRIFNTIRNYYDKDFQLKNKVYSKGIGSIPLAEYNWLNFFITDAEKLAMFERGAEAATNFLLQFNWEEYKNDRAFMQATIEGNKG from the coding sequence ATGTCCACACCTAAAATTACTGTTTCCGACTTTACCAATAGTCCCAAAGTGCAGAACAATCTTAGAACCCTGAGAGAGACTTTTGGTCCTAATGGAAAACCCTTTGTAGTATCAGATGTGTTGGATGCAGAGGGACATCAATATGTAAACCTGGTACAAAAAGGCGGAGGCGTGTTAGGGGTAGCCCTGGTAGGATATACCTATGTTTTAGAGCAAATGGGTATCCGGTTTTTAAGGATGGCGGGCACCAGCGCGGGGGCTATTAATACTGCGATGCTAACGGTAATTGGAAAAAAGCAGGAAGAGAAATCTGGCCGTGTGCTGGACGCGATCACCAATCTTAATTTCTTCGACCTGGTAGATGGCCATCCTGCTGCCCGTTGGTTGATTAAAAAATTTATTACCCATAAGAATTATTTTCAGAGGGTACGTAATGTGGCTATTGGGATATTGGGTTTATTTGCTTTATTACTGGTTGGCAGTATTGTTTCGCTGATACTGGTGCAAAAAAATGAAGGACTACTTAACCTGAGCCGCTCTTTGTTATTTGCGCTGGTAGTGATAATGATTATAATTGGAGAGCTGGTACATTATATTTTAAAGCTGTTCAGGAAATTTAAAACAGCGGGCTATGGCATCAATCCCGGTCATTTTTTTTATAACTGGATCGAGAAGCAAATGCGCGACAATGGTGTCTTGAATACTACCGACCTGGTGAATAAAGCTGGCCAGGATATTCCGGGCTTGCATGTACGGCATGATCATCCGCAGGGTATAGCTGGTTTAAAAGGCGATATCACATTGATCACTTCCGAACTGGTAACCCAAAACAAGATTGAGTTCCCGGCAATGGCGGCATTATTTCGCAGTGCAGGAAAAGACGACCTGCATCCCGCGGGCTTTGTCAGGGCGTCCATGTCGATTCCCATGTTTTTTGAATCGTACTTTATCAAGGATATTCCTTGTCAGCTGCCCGGGATCAGGAAGCAATGGAAGGAGGTTTTTGATGAAGATGACCCGCCATCGGTGGCGCGTTTTGTAGATGGCGGCATTTTGTCCAATTTCCCCATTAATATTTTTTACAATCCTAAGGTTATGGTGCCCCGGCTTCCGTCTTTTGGTATCGACCTCGATGATTCTGCACCTGAAGATAAAACCAAGCATGCCGATAGCTGGACCATTATGGGCTATTTTGGCCGTATTTTTAATACCATACGCAATTACTACGATAAAGATTTCCAGCTCAAGAACAAAGTATATTCAAAAGGGATTGGCTCTATTCCTTTAGCCGAATATAACTGGCTGAACTTTTTTATTACCGATGCCGAGAAGCTGGCCATGTTTGAAAGAGGGGCAGAAGCTGCTACCAACTTCCTCTTACAGTTTAACTGGGAGGAGTATAAGAACGACCGGGCTTTTATGCAGGCTACTATCGAGGGGAATAAAGGATAA